In Manis pentadactyla isolate mManPen7 chromosome 8, mManPen7.hap1, whole genome shotgun sequence, the following are encoded in one genomic region:
- the LOC130684645 gene encoding cilia- and flagella-associated protein 43-like isoform X1, with amino-acid sequence MTNGDTLKVTVLSKTEDGPPMDGRNLISPVTMAYQKGCVLASGIDGFVYSVIIKDSSYKVEDFLEVEGPVEHMMFSPSYKMLLIQTDQGSVYIYTFGEEPTFERVLESCDGKFQAIDLITPGNEYCMTLTHSGEISVWCIEDGACVSRVYLNTPATALACSPSSLSAAVGTVDGSVHFLDVRDAESPQAVHKAFLSEMSVQHLLYDQRGMYLLVGTLEGYIFVINANPSSLFQILGFIEVNKGILQISTVSLLETDIVEVMVLSPLPETGRSRLEIFTLPKILPHGT; translated from the exons atGGAAGAAATCTCATCAGTCCAGTCACCATGGCATATCAGAAGGGATGCGTGCTTGCTTCTGGAATT GATGGCTTTGTTTATTCTGTTATTATTAAAGATTCAAGTTACAAAGTAGAGGATTTTCTTGAGGTTGAAGGGCCTGTGGAACATATGATGTTTTCTCCCAGTTACAAAATGTTGCTGATTCAAACAGACCAG GGATCTGTTTATATTTACACTTTTGGTGAGGAGCCAACATTTGAAAGAGTCCTAGAATCTTGTGATGGGAAATTTCAGGCAATTGATTTGATCACACCTGGTAATGAATACTGCATG aCGCTCACACATTCAGGAGAAATTAGTGTTTGGTGTATAGAAGATGGTGCTTGTGTTAGCAGGGTTTATCTGAATACCCCA GCAACAGCTCTGGCttgttctccctcctccctctctgcagCCGTGGGGACTGTGGATGGCTCTGTCCATTTCCTCGATGTCCGAGATGCCGAGTCCCCGCAGGCAGTTCACAAAGCCTTTCTCTCCGAAATGTCCGTGCAGCACCTCCT ttatGACCAGCGAGGAATGTATCTATTAGTTGGAACACTGGAAGGATACATCTTTGTTATCAATGCCAACCCCTCAAGCTTATTTCAGATTCTTGGATTCATAG AGGTGAACAAAGGCATTTTACAAATTTCCACGGTGTCTCTTTTGGAAACAGACATAGTGGAAGTGATGGTTCTTTCCCCACTTCCAGAAAcaggaagaagcaggctggagatATTTACTCTGCCTAAAATACTACCACAcg GCACATAG
- the LOC130684645 gene encoding cilia- and flagella-associated protein 43-like isoform X2 — MDHQWDGFVYSVIIKDSSYKVEDFLEVEGPVEHMMFSPSYKMLLIQTDQGSVYIYTFGEEPTFERVLESCDGKFQAIDLITPGNEYCMTLTHSGEISVWCIEDGACVSRVYLNTPATALACSPSSLSAAVGTVDGSVHFLDVRDAESPQAVHKAFLSEMSVQHLLYDQRGMYLLVGTLEGYIFVINANPSSLFQILGFIEVNKGILQISTVSLLETDIVEVMVLSPLPETGRSRLEIFTLPKILPHGT, encoded by the exons GATGGCTTTGTTTATTCTGTTATTATTAAAGATTCAAGTTACAAAGTAGAGGATTTTCTTGAGGTTGAAGGGCCTGTGGAACATATGATGTTTTCTCCCAGTTACAAAATGTTGCTGATTCAAACAGACCAG GGATCTGTTTATATTTACACTTTTGGTGAGGAGCCAACATTTGAAAGAGTCCTAGAATCTTGTGATGGGAAATTTCAGGCAATTGATTTGATCACACCTGGTAATGAATACTGCATG aCGCTCACACATTCAGGAGAAATTAGTGTTTGGTGTATAGAAGATGGTGCTTGTGTTAGCAGGGTTTATCTGAATACCCCA GCAACAGCTCTGGCttgttctccctcctccctctctgcagCCGTGGGGACTGTGGATGGCTCTGTCCATTTCCTCGATGTCCGAGATGCCGAGTCCCCGCAGGCAGTTCACAAAGCCTTTCTCTCCGAAATGTCCGTGCAGCACCTCCT ttatGACCAGCGAGGAATGTATCTATTAGTTGGAACACTGGAAGGATACATCTTTGTTATCAATGCCAACCCCTCAAGCTTATTTCAGATTCTTGGATTCATAG AGGTGAACAAAGGCATTTTACAAATTTCCACGGTGTCTCTTTTGGAAACAGACATAGTGGAAGTGATGGTTCTTTCCCCACTTCCAGAAAcaggaagaagcaggctggagatATTTACTCTGCCTAAAATACTACCACAcg GCACATAG